From one Gemmatimonadaceae bacterium genomic stretch:
- a CDS encoding Ig domain-containing protein, with the protein MYHIAATPRSASLAILIFLSSCGGGGGDGTTVPAIPAVSTIEVSPSAVSLTPNETRQLTATLKDATGQALSGKTVTWTSSAPSLATVSNSGLVTAVSGGTATITATSEGKSGTALITVTVPVATVSVSAPSPSMVAEETLQLSAVTRDAGGTALTGRSITWTSSQINVATVNGSGLVTGIAPGTTTLTATSEGKSGTVGLAVVAGVLIGTAGRTVTSDNGNIEILFPAGAVASPTAITVTKIAQLPTALP; encoded by the coding sequence ATGTATCACATCGCGGCGACTCCACGCAGTGCATCACTGGCTATCCTCATTTTCCTCTCCTCATGCGGTGGCGGCGGAGGCGATGGGACGACCGTCCCGGCGATTCCGGCTGTATCCACCATCGAGGTGTCGCCGTCGGCCGTGTCCCTCACACCGAACGAGACACGACAGCTCACTGCGACGCTCAAGGACGCGACGGGTCAAGCGCTCTCCGGGAAGACGGTAACGTGGACATCGTCCGCTCCCTCACTGGCGACGGTGAGCAACTCGGGGCTGGTCACCGCGGTGTCTGGCGGAACGGCGACCATCACCGCGACCAGTGAAGGAAAGAGCGGGACGGCGTTGATCACCGTCACGGTGCCTGTTGCGACCGTCTCGGTGTCGGCGCCATCGCCGTCAATGGTCGCCGAGGAGACCTTGCAGCTTTCCGCGGTTACGAGAGATGCCGGTGGCACTGCGCTGACGGGGCGCTCGATCACCTGGACGTCGTCCCAGATAAACGTCGCAACCGTGAATGGTTCTGGTTTGGTTACTGGGATCGCGCCGGGCACCACCACGCTGACCGCAACGAGTGAGGGGAAGAGCGGCACCGTGGGATTGGCGGTTGTAGCCGGCGTTCTGATTGGTACGGCGGGTCGGACGGTCACCTCGGATAACGGCAACATCGAGATTCTCTTCCCGGCGGGTGCGGTGGCGTCACCCACCGCCATTACTGTCACAAAGATCGCTCAACTCCCCACCGCGCTCCCGG
- a CDS encoding membrane integrity-associated transporter subunit PqiC: MLSGCFKLSRNSPAQQQYVLSGARIPIAAPASADTDGLTIGIRRIDLVPYLAMPAIVVRRGAHEIVTSQFHRWGEDLGEGINHTVAAHLTNAPPVKAVNVAPWAARSQHNFLLPLHVTRFEGVAESAATTGTVHVRTTWDIIRPFDGAVLVRGITDYQDGRFTMGDYESLVSNSTPPSFASPATFAPAWAGSVPTHCRRRAADTRVSRVWVMPTPSLL, translated from the coding sequence ATGCTCTCGGGTTGCTTCAAACTCTCGCGCAACTCGCCAGCGCAACAGCAGTACGTGCTCAGTGGGGCGCGCATCCCTATCGCCGCGCCGGCGTCGGCTGACACGGACGGACTCACCATCGGCATTCGGCGCATCGATCTGGTGCCATATCTCGCCATGCCGGCCATCGTCGTGCGTCGCGGCGCGCATGAGATCGTCACCTCGCAGTTTCACCGCTGGGGCGAAGATCTCGGCGAGGGCATCAACCACACCGTGGCCGCGCACCTGACCAACGCGCCGCCCGTGAAGGCGGTGAACGTCGCCCCGTGGGCGGCGCGATCGCAGCACAACTTCCTGCTGCCGTTGCACGTGACCCGCTTTGAAGGAGTTGCGGAATCTGCCGCGACGACGGGCACGGTCCATGTGCGCACCACATGGGACATCATCCGTCCATTCGACGGCGCGGTGCTTGTGCGCGGCATCACCGACTATCAGGACGGCCGCTTCACGATGGGCGACTACGAATCACTCGTGAGCAACTCAACACCGCCCTCGTTCGCGTCGCCAGCGACATTCGCGCCTGCCTGGGCCGGTTCCGTTCCGACTCACTGCCGCCGCCGAGCTGCTGACACGCGCGTGTCACGGGTGTGGGTGATGCCGACTCCGTCGTTGCTCTGA
- a CDS encoding VOC family protein, which translates to MPRINFIELPTRDLPATRAFYAAVFAMQMTPFGPTYACTLTGDVDLGLQADPTEATRAPLPVIQVDDLEATLAAVVATGARIIVPIFSFPGGRRFHFVDPSGNELAAMQADGA; encoded by the coding sequence ATGCCCCGCATCAACTTCATCGAGCTACCCACCCGCGATCTGCCCGCGACGCGGGCCTTCTACGCAGCAGTGTTCGCCATGCAGATGACGCCATTCGGCCCCACGTACGCCTGCACGCTGACGGGGGACGTCGACCTTGGCCTCCAAGCAGATCCCACCGAAGCCACGCGGGCACCCTTGCCGGTGATCCAGGTCGATGATCTCGAAGCCACACTCGCCGCGGTGGTGGCCACCGGCGCGCGCATCATTGTACCGATCTTCAGCTTTCCAGGCGGCCGGCGATTTCACTTCGTGGACCCCAGTGGGAACGAACTGGCTGCGATGCAGGCGGACGGCGCATAG